A window of Lacibacter sediminis contains these coding sequences:
- a CDS encoding helix-turn-helix domain-containing protein, translated as MIFKNVSPIPSLNEFVSVYRLRHFVVPSHLAINAKPYPVHPENCIVFYLKGAEITEVLGENKTIARPRSVITGQFTSRINRLSASSEILMIQVVFKPGGIYRLTGIPGSELLNQHIDLESVFPVEGRETNDKLADAQSYVEMIGFIEEFLLTIVKKIRAKNEPFEEVFQLIAANNQNHSIDWLASQACLSQRQFERKSEKYVGVSPKHFSRIARFHQSYCMRLANPFHSWLTIAIATGYHDYQHLVKDYKEFASVPPTLLFNQESKALERTLGLLKE; from the coding sequence ATGATATTCAAAAACGTTAGCCCCATACCATCATTAAATGAGTTTGTCTCAGTATACCGCCTGAGGCATTTTGTTGTACCTTCTCACCTTGCGATCAATGCTAAACCCTACCCTGTACATCCGGAAAACTGTATTGTGTTTTATTTGAAAGGTGCTGAAATCACAGAAGTGTTGGGAGAAAATAAAACAATTGCAAGACCCCGTTCGGTAATTACCGGACAGTTTACAAGTCGCATAAACAGGTTAAGTGCTTCTTCGGAAATATTAATGATACAAGTTGTATTTAAGCCCGGAGGCATCTATCGTTTAACCGGAATACCCGGAAGCGAATTGTTAAATCAACATATTGATCTTGAATCTGTTTTTCCTGTTGAAGGTCGTGAGACAAATGATAAACTTGCTGATGCACAAAGCTATGTAGAGATGATTGGTTTTATTGAAGAATTTCTTTTGACCATCGTAAAGAAAATCCGTGCCAAAAATGAACCCTTTGAAGAAGTGTTTCAATTAATCGCTGCAAACAATCAAAATCATTCTATTGATTGGCTGGCCAGTCAAGCATGTTTGTCGCAAAGGCAATTTGAACGGAAATCTGAAAAATATGTTGGTGTAAGTCCCAAACATTTTTCACGCATAGCCCGTTTTCATCAGTCTTATTGTATGCGGCTTGCGAATCCGTTTCATAGCTGGCTTACTATTGCAATAGCAACTGGCTATCACGACTATCAGCATCTTGTAAAAGATTATAAGGAGTTTGCATCTGTGCCTCCTACGTTACTTTTCAATCAGGAATCAAAAGCGCTTGAGCGAACGCTCGGTCTATTGAAAGAGTAA
- a CDS encoding phosphatase PAP2 family protein translates to MQKKLDPINILPFAKKYDAGIPTAWFSLLADLSKNTPFPPPQIARILSYSGIALYESVVPGMPSYQSMYRYITGNSIEFSNKKEYYWPACANAAIASTASRIIKSYNANADLASIQQMEASNNAAFLKEVSAEQLQFSIEFGKYVADVIYTWSTTDGTLNANGTLAGCSPYIPLGGLGNWVPTFPGFFPAAGACQGNLRTFYSNAVNITLPPAPPVYSAEPSSDFYNAANEIYNLSLNLTVDDIRLSQAWRDIRGNYNTPAHIAKLTSQIITKEHTNLEEASVIYAKTFCSMFDAIAAVFKAKFTYSLLRPITYIRNVMGFNNWTTVIPTLQHPSYPSTSACAAASAVHVLEESFGTEYAVIDSTQNTLYGTWTYSSLDGFLQDVGKSRLVSGINFRFSVNAGINQGRQVGQLFVDLPLKKL, encoded by the coding sequence ATGCAAAAAAAGTTGGATCCGATCAATATACTACCCTTTGCCAAAAAATATGATGCCGGTATTCCGACAGCTTGGTTTTCATTATTAGCCGATTTATCCAAAAATACGCCCTTCCCGCCGCCTCAAATTGCGAGGATACTTAGCTACTCAGGCATTGCACTTTATGAGTCTGTTGTTCCGGGAATGCCATCCTATCAATCAATGTACAGGTACATCACCGGCAACAGCATTGAGTTTAGCAATAAAAAGGAATACTATTGGCCCGCTTGTGCAAATGCTGCTATTGCAAGTACAGCGAGCAGAATCATCAAGAGTTATAACGCCAATGCTGATCTTGCATCCATCCAACAAATGGAAGCGTCTAATAATGCTGCTTTCCTAAAAGAAGTATCTGCAGAGCAACTTCAATTTTCGATTGAGTTTGGAAAATATGTAGCCGATGTTATTTATACATGGAGTACAACCGACGGTACATTAAATGCAAATGGAACATTGGCCGGTTGTTCGCCTTATATACCTTTAGGTGGACTTGGTAACTGGGTACCCACATTCCCTGGATTTTTTCCTGCAGCAGGTGCATGTCAGGGAAACTTGAGAACGTTTTATTCAAATGCGGTTAATATAACATTGCCGCCTGCACCTCCTGTTTATTCTGCTGAACCTTCTTCAGACTTTTATAATGCAGCGAATGAAATTTATAATTTAAGTTTAAATCTTACAGTTGATGATATAAGGCTGTCACAAGCATGGAGAGACATCAGAGGAAATTATAATACACCTGCTCATATAGCAAAACTTACGTCTCAAATCATAACTAAAGAACATACAAATCTGGAAGAAGCCAGTGTGATTTATGCAAAAACATTTTGTTCAATGTTTGATGCCATTGCCGCTGTATTTAAAGCTAAGTTTACCTATTCTCTTTTGCGCCCTATAACTTATATAAGAAACGTTATGGGTTTCAACAACTGGACAACAGTTATACCTACACTCCAACATCCTTCTTATCCCTCAACATCAGCTTGTGCAGCAGCTTCAGCAGTACATGTATTGGAAGAATCTTTTGGTACTGAATATGCCGTTATTGACAGTACGCAAAATACTTTATATGGTACATGGACATATTCAAGTCTTGATGGATTTCTTCAGGATGTAGGTAAATCAAGGCTCGTGAGTGGTATTAATTTCAGGTTTTCAGTAAATGCAGGTATTAACCAAGGAAGACAAGTGGGGCAGTTGTTTGTCGATCTTCCGTTGAAAAAATTATAA
- a CDS encoding S41 family peptidase, translating to MYKLLLSILLTVSVQTIFAQENPLWMRYPAISPDGKEIVFSYKGDLYKVSADGGTALALTMHEAHDYQPVWSRDGKTIAFASDRYGNFDVFTIPSSGGEVIRLTYNSANDFPFDFSIDNQSVLFGSARHTVNTNVRFPRGALFLQSYLAPVKGGRSVLISATGMEHAQYNSKGEMIVYQDRKGTEDAWRKHHTSSLTRDIWLYDVKTKNYSKLSGYEGEDREPVFSSDDQYVYYLSEKNGNQNIYKAPIRLKIAEKQISSFKDHPVRHLTRSNDNTLCFTWNGEIYTVKNDGEPKKVNVNVIADAKTNEERIVPVVATNGDFAVSPNGKEVAIIYRGEVFVTSVEGGITKRITNTPQQERMVEFGADGKSIYYSTERNGSWDIYRSSIVRKEEPYFYASTLLKEEAVIATDKEEFQPDVSPDGKEIAYLEERNIIKIYNIASKTFRTIIPAGINFSYADGDQSYDWSPDSKWLATVSSKGRYGSREVVIYKADGSDKDGTDVTQSGFFDGGQTYVLDGKAMLWATDKYGKRPLAYQGARESDISIMFFDKDGYDRFRLSKEDYALLKEQEDKTKKDSATRVKDSITKKNWQPNFENIHDRKIRLTVNSMNIGSYALSATGDKLWYSATTERNTDLWEMNTRTRETKIVTRLGNGADFIASADGKALFVISEQGLMKFETETGKITPISIRSEMVLNTAGERAYILEHAWRQVKKKFYDPKLHGVDWEMYKKAYSRFLPYINNNYDFQELLSEMLGELNASHTGGRYNSQNPNADQTASLGLFYDEFVGGDGLKITEVITGGPLDIANSKVKAGMIIEKIDGDAVTAASDWARLLNRKAGRNVLLSIFDPAKNNRFEESLKPITGAAEQGLLYTRWVNMMRTMVDKLSGEKVGYVHVQGMNDGSYRTVYEEVLGRNAGKEALIVDTRFNGGGWLHEDLSNFLNGKNYITFKPYGFSAEGGEPQGKWFKPSCVVMSEANYSDAHTFPYAYRAKGIGKLIGMPVPGTSTSVWWETQIDPTLVFGIPMIGNFGVKENRLLENFQLEPDVRVELPYDALINGKDTQIEKAVEEMLKAIKK from the coding sequence ATGTATAAACTGCTTTTGTCTATTTTATTAACAGTTTCTGTGCAAACCATTTTTGCCCAGGAAAATCCGTTGTGGATGCGTTACCCTGCCATCAGTCCCGATGGAAAAGAAATTGTATTCAGCTATAAAGGCGATCTGTATAAAGTAAGTGCCGATGGCGGTACAGCTTTAGCACTCACCATGCATGAAGCACACGACTATCAACCGGTGTGGAGCCGAGATGGAAAAACGATTGCATTTGCAAGTGACCGTTATGGCAATTTCGATGTGTTTACGATTCCATCAAGCGGTGGTGAAGTAATAAGATTGACTTATAACTCTGCTAATGATTTTCCATTTGATTTCAGCATCGACAACCAATCTGTATTGTTCGGAAGTGCAAGACATACAGTGAATACTAATGTACGTTTCCCAAGAGGTGCTTTGTTTTTGCAATCGTACTTAGCTCCTGTTAAAGGAGGAAGAAGTGTATTGATCTCTGCAACAGGTATGGAACATGCACAATACAACAGCAAAGGCGAAATGATCGTCTACCAGGATCGAAAAGGCACAGAAGATGCCTGGCGTAAACATCATACATCATCACTAACAAGAGATATCTGGTTGTATGATGTTAAAACAAAAAACTATTCCAAGTTGAGTGGTTATGAAGGCGAAGACCGTGAACCCGTTTTCAGCAGTGATGATCAGTATGTGTATTATCTCTCCGAAAAAAATGGCAATCAGAATATTTACAAAGCACCTATCCGTTTAAAAATTGCAGAGAAGCAGATCAGTTCATTTAAAGATCATCCTGTTCGTCATTTAACCAGGTCAAACGACAACACACTTTGCTTCACCTGGAACGGAGAAATTTATACTGTAAAAAATGATGGAGAGCCAAAGAAAGTAAACGTAAATGTTATTGCAGATGCAAAAACAAATGAAGAACGGATTGTTCCGGTGGTTGCTACTAATGGCGATTTTGCTGTTTCACCTAACGGAAAGGAAGTAGCGATTATCTATCGTGGTGAAGTTTTTGTAACAAGTGTGGAAGGCGGCATTACCAAACGTATTACCAACACACCGCAGCAGGAACGTATGGTAGAGTTTGGTGCCGATGGTAAAAGCATTTACTATTCAACCGAACGTAACGGCAGCTGGGATATTTACCGTTCCAGTATTGTTCGCAAAGAAGAACCTTATTTCTATGCATCTACTTTATTAAAAGAAGAAGCAGTGATTGCAACCGATAAAGAAGAATTTCAACCCGATGTTTCTCCCGATGGAAAAGAAATTGCTTATCTCGAAGAACGCAACATCATTAAAATATACAATATCGCATCAAAGACATTTAGGACAATTATTCCTGCCGGGATAAATTTTTCTTATGCAGATGGTGATCAGAGTTATGATTGGAGCCCGGATAGTAAATGGCTGGCAACGGTGAGCAGTAAAGGTCGTTATGGTTCAAGAGAAGTAGTGATCTATAAAGCTGATGGCTCTGATAAAGATGGCACCGATGTTACACAAAGCGGTTTTTTTGATGGCGGACAAACTTACGTGTTGGATGGAAAAGCAATGTTATGGGCAACCGATAAATATGGTAAACGTCCATTGGCTTACCAAGGCGCAAGAGAATCCGACATCTCTATTATGTTTTTTGATAAAGATGGTTATGATCGTTTCCGTTTAAGTAAAGAAGATTATGCTTTGCTGAAAGAACAGGAAGACAAAACAAAGAAAGACTCAGCAACAAGAGTAAAAGATTCGATTACAAAGAAAAACTGGCAGCCCAATTTTGAAAATATTCATGACCGCAAAATTCGTTTAACTGTCAACTCAATGAATATTGGCAGTTATGCATTATCTGCTACAGGCGATAAACTGTGGTACTCTGCCACAACAGAACGTAATACCGATCTCTGGGAAATGAATACCCGTACAAGAGAAACAAAGATCGTTACACGTTTAGGAAATGGTGCAGATTTTATTGCTTCAGCTGATGGCAAAGCCTTGTTTGTGATCAGCGAACAGGGTTTAATGAAGTTTGAAACTGAAACAGGTAAGATCACTCCGATCAGCATCCGTAGTGAAATGGTTTTGAATACCGCAGGTGAGCGGGCTTATATTCTTGAGCATGCATGGCGGCAGGTAAAGAAAAAATTCTATGATCCCAAACTGCATGGTGTTGATTGGGAAATGTATAAAAAAGCATACAGCAGATTCTTACCTTATATCAACAATAATTATGATTTCCAGGAATTGCTGAGTGAAATGCTGGGTGAGTTAAATGCATCACATACAGGAGGAAGATATAATTCACAAAATCCAAATGCAGATCAAACCGCATCGCTTGGTTTGTTTTATGATGAGTTTGTTGGAGGTGATGGTTTAAAAATCACAGAAGTGATCACTGGTGGACCATTAGACATTGCAAACAGCAAAGTAAAAGCAGGAATGATCATTGAAAAAATTGATGGTGATGCTGTAACAGCTGCAAGTGATTGGGCACGCTTATTAAATCGTAAGGCAGGAAGAAATGTATTACTCTCAATATTTGATCCTGCAAAAAACAATCGCTTTGAAGAAAGTTTAAAACCAATTACAGGTGCTGCAGAACAGGGTTTACTTTATACACGTTGGGTAAACATGATGCGGACCATGGTTGATAAACTGAGTGGAGAAAAAGTTGGTTATGTGCATGTACAGGGAATGAACGATGGCAGTTACAGAACCGTGTATGAAGAAGTGCTTGGACGCAACGCCGGTAAAGAAGCATTGATCGTTGATACACGTTTCAACGGTGGTGGCTGGTTACATGAAGACCTGTCGAATTTTCTCAACGGAAAAAATTACATCACGTTTAAACCCTATGGCTTTAGTGCAGAAGGTGGTGAACCGCAGGGCAAATGGTTTAAACCAAGTTGTGTAGTGATGAGCGAAGCCAATTACAGTGATGCACATACCTTCCCCTATGCATACCGTGCAAAAGGAATTGGAAAGTTGATTGGTATGCCGGTACCAGGCACCAGTACATCGGTTTGGTGGGAAACACAAATTGATCCAACACTTGTATTTGGCATACCTATGATCGGAAACTTTGGCGTAAAAGAAAATCGTTTGCTGGAAAACTTTCAGCTGGAACCGGATGTACGTGTTGAACTTCCGTATGATGCGCTCATCAATGGGAAAGATACCCAGATTGAAAAAGCTGTGGAAGAAATGCTGAAAGCGATTAAGAAATAA
- a CDS encoding S41 family peptidase, with protein sequence MKSLYSVLFLFLISNIAFSQSIPHFLSNPSLTPDGQAVVFAFEGDLWKANISDGQATRLTAMQGYETSPRISPDGKWVAFTGRQFGNADVFVMPLNGGDVKQITFHSGNDDVTSWSWDSKSIYFNSGRMGQVAGFKVAAAGGTPQRVFGSNFFQYDHNLVEHPTSGEVFFNDTWESISQSQRKRYKGPFNPDIQSYNLKTKQHKKYTSWEGKDFAATIDKTGTVFYISDEANGEYNLYTFDNGKKKALTRFSSSIKTPQVNANGGKVVFEKDYQLWVYDVNSDKEKKLTISIVRNHVLPKEKDYEVRGNISAFDVSPDGKKLAFISRGELFVSDVDGKFVQKINRGSAERVREVRWMSDNKTMLFTQTDDGYTNLFTVRADSSSAVKQLTTDKRNNRSLVQNKKRTMVVYLSGRDEVRLLDLKTLQSKTIVKDELWAFQNSDPGFSPNDEYVLFTARRNFEEDIFIHHIKNNKTTNLTNSGVTENSPVWSGDGKYIYFVSQRLKPSYPFGMANAKVYRIALEKLDEPYRLDKYNELFKEEKKDAKGPNADSGKVITVDTDLLMERLEQISPSLGAQYLINVYQKGEKTTVLFVSNHGEGRNAIWKTVIEPFEQNKTEKIAGTDNIFGFETIEVSDKFYALSNGTIAKLNLDANRLDPVSIGYTFRRNLQEEFNQMFYETWAGMEEGYYDEKFHGLDWKKTKEYYKQFLPYLNSRADLRTLLNDLLGELNSSHQGFGTFGDDENIALNSATMETGIIFENDEPYKVKYIAKRSAADRKSIDIKPGDVLVNVNDETVDINKDRNAYFTLPSRDRELKLTFKRGTEMVNVKIHPQASLFNTLYDEWIDNNQKRVDEKSKGRIAYGYMKNMGTGELDQFITDMTQELINKDALIFDLRYNTGGNVHDEVLKFLSQRTYLQWKYREGKLAPQSNFSPADKPIILLINEQSLSDAEMTAQGFKALKLGKIIGNGTYRWIIFTSGIGLVDGSSVRMPAWGCYSLDGKDLEMSGVQPDILLINSFEDKLNGKDPQLDKAIEEILKQIKG encoded by the coding sequence ATGAAGTCTCTGTATTCGGTTCTTTTTTTATTCCTTATCAGTAACATTGCTTTTTCACAAAGCATACCGCATTTTTTATCAAACCCCTCACTTACTCCCGATGGGCAGGCAGTTGTGTTTGCCTTTGAAGGCGATCTGTGGAAAGCAAACATCAGCGATGGACAGGCAACACGCCTAACAGCTATGCAGGGCTACGAAACATCGCCACGTATTTCACCCGATGGCAAGTGGGTCGCATTTACCGGGCGACAATTCGGAAACGCTGATGTGTTTGTGATGCCATTGAATGGAGGAGATGTAAAACAAATTACATTCCACAGCGGTAACGATGATGTGACAAGCTGGAGCTGGGATAGCAAAAGCATTTATTTTAATAGTGGACGTATGGGACAGGTGGCTGGTTTTAAAGTGGCTGCAGCAGGTGGCACCCCACAACGTGTATTTGGGAGTAATTTTTTCCAGTATGATCATAACCTTGTTGAACATCCAACAAGCGGTGAGGTATTTTTTAACGATACCTGGGAAAGTATTAGTCAATCGCAACGTAAGCGTTACAAAGGTCCGTTCAACCCCGACATACAATCGTATAATTTGAAAACAAAACAACATAAGAAATACACAAGCTGGGAAGGAAAAGATTTTGCTGCCACCATCGACAAAACAGGAACCGTATTTTATATTTCTGATGAGGCAAACGGTGAGTACAATCTTTACACATTTGATAATGGAAAGAAAAAAGCACTTACCCGTTTTTCTTCTTCCATTAAAACACCACAAGTAAATGCTAATGGAGGCAAAGTAGTATTTGAAAAAGACTACCAATTATGGGTCTATGATGTAAATAGCGATAAAGAAAAGAAACTTACTATTTCCATTGTACGTAATCATGTATTGCCAAAAGAAAAGGATTACGAAGTGCGTGGAAATATTTCGGCCTTTGATGTGTCGCCCGACGGTAAGAAACTGGCGTTCATCTCACGTGGTGAATTATTTGTAAGTGATGTGGATGGAAAATTTGTACAGAAGATCAACCGTGGTTCAGCAGAGCGTGTTCGTGAAGTAAGATGGATGAGTGATAATAAAACAATGCTCTTTACACAAACTGATGATGGCTACACAAATCTCTTTACTGTTCGTGCCGACAGCAGCAGTGCAGTAAAACAACTCACAACGGATAAACGAAACAACCGCAGTCTTGTTCAAAATAAAAAGCGGACAATGGTTGTTTATCTCAGCGGCCGTGATGAAGTGCGTTTACTTGATCTGAAAACACTGCAAAGCAAAACGATTGTAAAGGATGAGCTATGGGCTTTTCAAAACAGTGATCCCGGTTTTTCACCCAACGATGAATATGTATTGTTCACGGCACGTAGAAATTTTGAGGAAGATATTTTTATTCATCACATCAAGAATAATAAAACAACCAATCTTACCAATTCAGGTGTAACAGAAAACAGTCCGGTATGGTCTGGTGATGGAAAATATATCTACTTCGTTTCACAACGCTTAAAACCATCTTATCCATTTGGTATGGCCAATGCGAAAGTGTATCGTATTGCGTTAGAGAAATTAGATGAGCCTTATCGTTTAGATAAGTATAATGAACTGTTCAAAGAAGAAAAGAAAGATGCGAAAGGTCCAAACGCAGATTCTGGTAAAGTAATTACAGTTGATACCGATCTGTTGATGGAAAGGTTAGAGCAGATCAGCCCTTCACTTGGTGCACAGTATCTAATTAATGTGTATCAGAAAGGAGAGAAGACAACGGTTTTGTTTGTAAGTAATCATGGAGAGGGTCGTAATGCGATCTGGAAAACAGTGATTGAACCATTTGAACAAAACAAGACAGAGAAGATAGCAGGCACTGATAATATTTTTGGTTTTGAAACAATTGAAGTGAGCGATAAGTTTTATGCATTGTCAAACGGAACTATTGCAAAACTGAATCTTGATGCCAATCGTCTTGATCCTGTAAGTATTGGTTACACGTTCCGTCGTAATCTGCAGGAAGAATTCAACCAGATGTTTTACGAAACATGGGCCGGCATGGAAGAAGGTTATTATGATGAGAAATTCCATGGACTCGATTGGAAGAAAACAAAGGAATATTACAAACAGTTTCTTCCTTATCTCAATAGTCGTGCTGATCTGCGCACGTTATTGAATGACTTGTTGGGTGAACTAAATTCATCGCACCAGGGTTTTGGTACGTTTGGTGATGATGAAAATATTGCATTGAACAGTGCCACCATGGAAACAGGTATCATCTTCGAAAATGATGAGCCTTACAAAGTAAAATATATTGCGAAGCGTTCGGCTGCAGATCGCAAATCCATCGATATCAAACCCGGGGATGTATTGGTGAACGTGAATGACGAAACCGTTGATATAAACAAAGACCGTAATGCTTATTTCACCTTACCCTCACGTGACAGAGAATTGAAACTTACTTTCAAACGTGGTACAGAAATGGTGAATGTGAAAATTCATCCACAGGCAAGTTTGTTTAATACACTTTACGATGAGTGGATTGATAATAATCAAAAACGTGTGGATGAAAAAAGTAAAGGACGAATTGCTTATGGTTATATGAAAAACATGGGCACGGGTGAACTGGACCAATTTATTACCGACATGACACAGGAGTTGATCAATAAAGATGCACTCATCTTTGATCTGCGTTATAATACCGGCGGTAATGTGCATGATGAGGTGTTGAAGTTTTTAAGTCAGCGTACCTATTTGCAATGGAAATATCGTGAAGGAAAGTTAGCGCCGCAGTCGAACTTTTCACCGGCAGATAAACCAATCATTTTACTCATCAATGAACAATCGTTGAGCGATGCAGAAATGACAGCGCAAGGGTTTAAAGCATTAAAGCTTGGAAAGATCATTGGTAATGGTACGTATCGCTGGATCATCTTCACCAGTGGTATTGGTTTGGTTGATGGCAGTAGTGTGCGTATGCCGGCCTGGGGTTGTTATTCACTCGATGGAAAAGACTTAGAGATGAGTGGAGTGCAACCGGATATTTTACTGATCAACAGTTTTGAAGACAAACTCAATGGTAAAGATCCGCAACTGGATAAAGCAATCGAAGAAATATTGAAGCAAATCAAGGGGTGA